From the genome of Vicia villosa cultivar HV-30 ecotype Madison, WI linkage group LG2, Vvil1.0, whole genome shotgun sequence, one region includes:
- the LOC131653468 gene encoding proton pump-interactor 1-like gives MAVEIAGFEMVQGPIENGVEGGKSVAHEQENGKLEQDLGAGEAIKFGSHGDESAKGEANDVVDSNTPKNAAEEWPAPKQIHSFYFVRCRPYDDPSIKTKIDLLDKEISKKNQARFQITEALKAKRSERSELISQIKILRGDSKQFQTIFDEKMKEIEPLQQALGKMRNNRSGICSSEEELNDVIYSLQYRIQHESIPLTEEKQILREIKQLEGTREKVIANAAIRTKLQDTIGQKDVIQDQVKLIGGDLDGVKKERQAIRSKILKIDDELKTIDAAIQTLQEELAGVTQKREQTFESIQKLRKQRDEGNSYFYQSRTLLTKARDLAAKKDVTALDELSQTEVEKFMSLWNGGKTFRDDYEKRILSSLDMRQLSRDGRMRNPDEKPLLEEPKPAVTEPLPRAIAKQPKEEPKPSPVETLAAQKETKTKGRDLKTKSDNDDYEFENPHKDTPATKEPEIDPAKAKEIKREEEIAKAKLAAERKKKLAEKAAAKAALKAQKEAEKKLKDREKKAKKKSGAVTIPQEEQEAAEVEATEPEKVNDVVEAAAPVKEKVTKESSLRSRSRAKGPESIPKAILKRKKSNNYLIWIAVAALLVVLLLVLGYTYVL, from the exons ATGGCGGTTGAGATTGCGGGATTTGAGATGGTTCAAGGACCGATTGAGAACGGCGTTGAAGGAGGCAAATCTGTTGCGCATGAACAGGAGAATGGAAAGCTGGAACAAGATCTGGGAGCTGGTGAGGCCATCAAATTTGGCTCACATGGAGATGAATCTGCTAAAGGGGAAGCTAATGATGTTGTTGATTCCAATACCCCGAAGAACGCTGCTGAAGAGTGGCCTGCGCCTAAGCAGATTCATTCGTTCTATTTTGTCAGGTGCAGGCCTTATGATGATCCATCcatcaaaactaagattgatCTGCTTGATAAAGAGATCAGCAAGAAAAATCAAGCTCGGTTTCAGATCACTGAAGCACTGAAGGCAAAGCGG TCGGAACGATCAGAGTTGATTTCTCAGATTAAGATTCTAAGAGGTGACAGCAAGCAATTTCAGACTATCTTTGATGAGAAAATGAAGGAGATTGAGCCTCTGCAGCAGGCTCTGGGAAAGATGCGTAATAATCGCAGTGGTATATGCTCATCTGAGGAGGAACTCAATGATGTT ATATATAGCTTACAGTACCGCATTCAGCATGAGAGCATTCCATTGACTGAGGAAAAGCAAATCCTCCGAGAAATCAAGCAGCTTGAAGGGACAAGGGAGAAAGTTATTGCTAACGCTGCAATCAGGACCAAGTTGCAGGATACTATTGGGCAGAAAGATGTCATCCAAGATCAGGTTAAG CTTATAGGTGGGGATTTGGATGGTGTGAAGAAGGAGAGACAAGCGATTCGGTCCAAAATCCTTAAAATTGATGATGAGCTGAAAACCATCGACGCTGCTATCCAGACTCTGCAGGAAGAGCTTGCAGGTGTTACTCAGAAGAGGGAACAGACTTTTGAGAGCATTCAGAAGCTTAGGAAACAGCGCGATGAGGGG AACTCTTATTTCTACCAAAGTCGTACACTTCTGACCAAGGCACGAGATCTGGCTGCTAAGAAAGATGTTACTGCTCTTGATGAACTTTCACAGACAGAG GTTGAGAAATTCATGTCACTTTGGAACGGTGGCAAAACTTTCAGGGATGATTACGAGAAGAGAATCTTGTCATCATTGGACATGCGACAGCTGAGTCGGGACGGGCGCATGAGGAACCCTGACGAGAAGCCACTGCTGGAAGAACCAAAACCTGCTGTGACTGAGCCATTACCAAGAGCCATCGCGAAACAGCCAAAGGAGGAGCCTAAGCCTTCTCCGGTAGAAACTTTGGCTGCTCAGAAAGAAACCAAAACTAAAGGCAGGGATTTGAAAACTAAGTCGGATAATGATGATTATGAATTTGAAAATCCTCATAAGGATACCCCTGCTACGAAAGAGCCTGAAATCGATCCAGCAAAGGCGAAAGAGATTAAAAGAGAAGAGGAAATTGCAAAAGCAAAGCTGGCTGCGGAAAGGAAGAAGAAGTTGGCAGAGAAAGCTGCAGCCAAAGCAGCTCTCAAAGCTCAAAAGGAAGCTGAGAAGAAGCTTAAG GACCGTGAGAAGAAGGCGAAGAAGAAATCAGGAGCTGTTACCATTCCCCAGGAGGAACAGGAAGCTGCAGAGGTCGAGGCAACCGAACCCGAAAAGGTTAATGATGTTGTTGAGGCCGCGGCTCCAGTGAAGGAAAAGGTGACAAAGGAGAGCAGTCTGAGGTCTAGAAGCCGAGCAAAGGGACCAGAGTCGATTCCAAAAGCTATTCTGAAGCGCAAGAAGTCCAACAATTACTTGATATGGATTGCTGTTGCTGCTTTGTTAGTCGTGCTGCTGTTGGTGCTCGGATACACCTATGTTCTTTAA
- the LOC131651013 gene encoding uncharacterized protein LOC131651013: MSECQNRHNWKNWKDAIDTELNPLKNRKVFGHIMATPKYVKPVGYKWVFFVRKRNEKNVIVKYKALLVAKVFNNLDIYLMDVVTAYLYGSLDTDIYMKIPEGFKMPETSKPR, translated from the exons ATGAGTGAATGTCAAAATAGACATAACTGGAAAAATTGGAAGGATGCAATAGATACTGAGTTAAATCCTCTTAAAAATCGAAAAGTATTTGGCCATATTATGGCTACACCGAAATATGTGAAACCGGTCGGGTATAAATgggttttttttgtaagaaaacgAAATGAGAAAAATGTGATTGTCAAATACAAAGCTCTTCTCGTTGCAAAAG TATTTAACAATCTTGATATTTATCTTATGGATGTTGTTACTGCTTATTTATATGGATCACTTGATACTGATATATACATGAAAATCCCAGAAGGATTTAAAATGCCTGAGACATCAAAACCTAGATAA
- the LOC131647835 gene encoding uncharacterized protein LOC131647835, which translates to MAAATTSFGTAWCLRRATHAFALSHLRTNANLAFQSTLTSHILPLSNSSDSSASNVVQASKREVDVLLKGVGEKSVANEVKHVLEMARRASLKREILHTNFLTPPVLKESMQVLEKLADVKALVQGGYPQAERCRISVGHPDELTSDPDVISALSITGNFQFEPCSHGDFLGSILGTGIAREKLGDIILQGEQGAQMIVVPELVEFLMTALDKVRNVPVTCTKIPLISLDYEPPRTKSFKTVEASLRVDAVASAGFKISRSKLVDMISNGDVRINWIPITSKGTTIKSGDLVSVSGMGRLKIGEVNTTKKGKFAVELIRYL; encoded by the exons ATGGCTGCTGCTACCACTAGCTTTGGAACTGCCTGGTGTCTAAGAAGAGCAACTCACGCTTTCGCACTCTCTCATCTCCGCACCAATGCCAACCTCGCTTTTCAAAGCACCCTTACCTCTCATATTCTCCCCCTTTCCAATTCTTCAG ATTCAAGTGCAAGCAATGTAGTACAAGCTTCAAAAAGAGAAGTTGATGTACTGCTCAAGGGAGTTGGGGAGAAAAGTGTAGCAAATGAAGTGAAGCATGTTCTTGAGATG GCTAGACGAGCATCCTTAAAACGAGAGATTCTCCATACTAATTTTCTAACCCCTCCAGTGCTGAAGGAATCTATGCAAGTATTGGAGAAATTAGCAGATGTTAAAGCATTGGTGCAAGGGGGTTATCCACAG GCTGAACGATGCCGGATTTCTGTCGGACATCCAGATGAGTTGACAAGTGATCCAGATGTTATTTCGGCATTGAG CATTACGGGGAACTTCCAGTTTGAACCTTGCTCTCATGGTGACTTCCTTGGTTCAATTCTCGGTACAGGAATCGCTAGGGAGAAACTTGGAGATATTATATTGCAG GGAGAACAGGGTGCTCAGATGATTGTTGTACCAGAACTAGTTGAATTTCTTATGACAGCACTGGATAAG GTTCGAAATGTTCCTGTAACTTGCACCAAGATACCATTAATTTCTCTTGATTATGAACCACCAAG AACGAAATCATTCAAAACTGTAGAAGCATCACTACGAGTTGATGCAGTAGCTAGCGCAGGATTTAAGATTTCACGTTCAAAGCTAGTTGACATGATCAG CAATGGTGATGTACGAATCAACTGGATCCCGATTACTTCCAAAGGAACCACAATCAAGAGTGGAGATCTTGTATCAGTTAGTGGAATGGGAAGATTAAAG ATAGGAGAAGTTAACACTACAAAGAAAGGAAAGTTTGCAGTGGAGCTCATTCGGTATTTGTAG
- the LOC131653467 gene encoding beta-glucuronosyltransferase GlcAT14A-like has protein sequence MVMTMGILNMEKKWLFPLFVTSAFCVLFLATSFNMGLVSSIHSINSLFFLPLHTHRNQNSSLVFVERKISPAPAPVKPSIPRFAYLISGSKGDLEKLWRTLHALYHPLNHYVLHLDLESPLEERLELASRVEKQHIFSEVKNVFVISKANMVTYRGPTMVANTLHACAILLKRSKDWDWFINLSASDYPLVTQDDLLYSFSNLDRSLNFIDHTSRLGWKLDKRAMPLIIDPGLYHSTKTDVFWVNPKRPLPTAFKLFTGSAWMVLSHDFVEYVIWGWDNLPRTLLMYYTNFLSSPEGYFQTVACNVPELSKTIVNTDLHYISWDMPPKQHPHVLNINDTDKMIASGAAFARKFKQDDPAMELIDKKYLRKRNGLFTFGGWCSGKPKCTEVGNVYKLKPGPGAQRLQQLLAGLTLKAKSGEDQCK, from the exons ATGGTGATGACAATGGGAATCTTAAACATGGAAAAGAAATGGTTATTTCCTCTCTTTGTTACATCTGCTTTTTGTGTGCTTTTTCTAGCAACATCCTTTAACATGGGACTCGTCTCGTCGATTCATTCGATcaattcacttttttttcttccattacACACACATAGAAACCAAAATTCTTCACTTGTTTTTGTCGAAAGAAAGATTTCCCCCGCTCCGGCTCCTGTTAAGCCTTCGATCCCTCGTTTCGCGTATTTGATATCCGGTTCTAAAGGCGATTTGGAGAAGCTTTGGAGGACTCTTCACGCGCTTTATCATCCGTTAAACCATTATGTCCTTCATTTAGACCTCGAGTCGCCGTTGGAGGAAAGGCTGGAACTCGCTTCTAGGGTTGAGAAACAGCATATTTTCTCTGAGGTTAAGAATGTGTTTGTGATCTCGAAGGCGAATATGGTTACCTACCGTGGACCGACGATGGTTGCTAATACTCTTCATGCTTGTGCTATTTTGCTCAAGAGAAGTAAAGATTGGGATTGGTTTATTAATCTTAGTGCTTCCGATTATCCGCTTGTCACTCAAGATG ATctgttatattctttctcaaatttaGATAGAAGCCTTAACTTCATCGATCATACAAGTCGGTTAGGATGGAAACT GGATAAACGAGCGATGCCGCTAATAATTGATCCCGGGCTTTACCATTCAACAAAGACAGATGTATTTTGGGTCAATCCGAAGAGACCTTTGCCAACTGCTTTTAAATTGTTTACTG GTTCAGCATGGATGGTTCTATCGCACGATTTCGTGGAATACGTTATATGGGGTTGGGATAATCTACCAAGAACCCTTCTAATGTACTACACAAACTTTCTCTCATCGCCCGAAGGCTACTTTCAAACCGTCGCGTGCAATGTACCAGAACTATCTAAAACGATCGTTAACACGGACCTGCATTATATTTCATGGGACATGCCTCCTAAACAGCACCCTCACGTCCTTAACATAAACGACACGGACAAAATGATTGCGAGCGGAGCCGCCTTCGCTAGAAAATTCAAACAAGACGATCCGGCCATGGAATTGATCGATAAAAAATATCTACGTAAGCGAAACGGATTATTCACATTTGGTGGTTGGTGTTCTGGTAAACCAAAATGTACCGAGGTCGGTAACGTTTATAAGCTCAAACCCGGTCCGGGGGCTCAAAGGCTTCAACAACTTCTAGCTGGATTAACATTGAAGGCTAAATCTGGTGAGGATCAATGTAAATAG